Proteins encoded by one window of Rhinoderma darwinii isolate aRhiDar2 unplaced genomic scaffold, aRhiDar2.hap1 Scaffold_535, whole genome shotgun sequence:
- the GOLT1B gene encoding vesicle transport protein GOT1B isoform X2 gives MISLSDTQKIGMGLTGFGVFFLFFGMLLFFDKALLAIGNVLFVAGLSFVIGLERTFRFFFQKHKVKATAFFLGGVLVVLIGWPLVGMVLEIYGFFLLFRGFFPVVIGFIRRVPVLGSILNLPGISSPT, from the exons atgatctCCCTCTCCGACACCCAGA AGATCGGGATGGGTCTCACCGGCTTTGGCGTCTTCTTCCTGTTTTTCGGGATGCTGCTGTTCTTTGACAAGGCTCTGCTCGCCATAGGAAAC GTGCTGTTTGTGGCCGGTCTGTCCTTCGTCATCGGTCTGGAGAGAACTTTCCGCTTCTTCTTCCAGAAACATAAAGTGAAGGCCACGGCGTTCTTCCTGGGGGGGGTGCTGGTGGTCCTCATCGGATGGCCGCTCGTCGGGATGGTCCTGGAGATCTACGGCTTCTTCCTGCTCTTCAG GGGGTTCTTCCCGGTGGTGATCGGCTTTATAAGGAGAGTTCCCGTCCTCGGATCCATCCTGAATCTTCCCGGAATCAGCTcg CCCACGTAG
- the GOLT1B gene encoding vesicle transport protein GOT1B isoform X1: MISLSDTQKIGMGLTGFGVFFLFFGMLLFFDKALLAIGNVLFVAGLSFVIGLERTFRFFFQKHKVKATAFFLGGVLVVLIGWPLVGMVLEIYGFFLLFRGFFPVVIGFIRRVPVLGSILNLPGISSLADKAGESNNMV, from the exons atgatctCCCTCTCCGACACCCAGA AGATCGGGATGGGTCTCACCGGCTTTGGCGTCTTCTTCCTGTTTTTCGGGATGCTGCTGTTCTTTGACAAGGCTCTGCTCGCCATAGGAAAC GTGCTGTTTGTGGCCGGTCTGTCCTTCGTCATCGGTCTGGAGAGAACTTTCCGCTTCTTCTTCCAGAAACATAAAGTGAAGGCCACGGCGTTCTTCCTGGGGGGGGTGCTGGTGGTCCTCATCGGATGGCCGCTCGTCGGGATGGTCCTGGAGATCTACGGCTTCTTCCTGCTCTTCAG GGGGTTCTTCCCGGTGGTGATCGGCTTTATAAGGAGAGTTCCCGTCCTCGGATCCATCCTGAATCTTCCCGGAATCAGCTcg CTCGCTGATAAAGCCGGAGAGAGTAACAACATGGTGTGA